A window from Nevskia ramosa DSM 11499 encodes these proteins:
- a CDS encoding AAA family ATPase codes for MSKIADNLLQDWRSQALKIETEVGRAVIGQPDTVRLINIALFARGHVLLEGDVGVGKTTVLRAFSRAIGGDFERVEGTVDLLPGDLIYHTYVDDQGRPRIDPGPLLRHGERLVTFFFNEINRARPQVQSLLLRAMAERTVSAFNREYRFPHMTVFADRNKIEREETFELASAARDRFMFELRMATPSDPAIRRALAFDPAFHDSDRLIETVPAGLLPWEQLNEIGAGIQASVRASEALEKYVLALWEATRNPLAAGIQIDNVDMRRLILAGASPRGVSALVRAARVVAWLAGRDYLVPDDIQAVFPSTMVHRVFFTPVYELRRAELADALVAQILERVPAP; via the coding sequence ATGTCGAAGATTGCCGATAACCTGCTGCAGGACTGGCGCTCGCAGGCGCTGAAGATCGAGACCGAAGTGGGCCGCGCGGTGATCGGCCAGCCGGATACCGTGCGGCTGATCAACATCGCGCTGTTTGCCCGCGGCCATGTGCTGCTCGAAGGCGATGTCGGCGTCGGCAAGACCACGGTGCTGCGCGCGTTCTCGCGAGCGATCGGTGGTGATTTCGAGCGAGTAGAAGGCACGGTCGATCTGCTGCCGGGCGATCTGATCTATCACACCTATGTCGATGATCAGGGCCGCCCGCGCATCGACCCCGGCCCGCTGCTGCGCCACGGCGAACGGCTGGTGACTTTCTTCTTCAACGAGATCAACCGCGCCCGTCCGCAGGTGCAATCGCTGCTGCTGCGCGCGATGGCCGAGCGCACGGTGTCGGCGTTCAATCGCGAATACCGGTTTCCGCACATGACCGTGTTCGCCGATCGCAACAAGATCGAGCGCGAGGAAACCTTCGAACTCGCCTCCGCCGCGCGTGATCGCTTCATGTTCGAACTGCGCATGGCCACGCCTTCCGATCCGGCGATCCGCCGCGCGCTGGCTTTCGATCCGGCTTTTCACGACAGCGATCGCCTGATCGAAACCGTGCCTGCGGGGCTGCTGCCCTGGGAACAGCTGAACGAGATCGGCGCCGGCATCCAGGCCTCGGTACGGGCCAGCGAAGCACTGGAAAAATACGTGCTCGCGCTCTGGGAAGCGACGCGCAATCCGCTCGCCGCCGGCATCCAGATCGACAACGTCGACATGCGCCGGCTGATTCTCGCCGGTGCCAGCCCGCGTGGCGTGTCGGCGCTGGTGCGCGCGGCCAGAGTCGTTGCCTGGCTCGCAGGCCGCGACTATCTGGTACCGGACGACATCCAGGCGGTGTTCCCGTCGACGATGGTTCATCGCGTGTTCTTCACGCCGGTCTATGAATTGCGCCGCGCCGAACTTGCCGATGCGCTGGTCGCGCAGATTCTCGAGCGCGTCCCGGCGCCTTGA
- a CDS encoding BolA family protein — protein MAMMTKEQIKALLDAGLPGAVIEVKGDDGQHFEADVSWSGFAGLSMVKQHQAVYAALGEKMGREIHALALKTRAA, from the coding sequence ATGGCAATGATGACCAAGGAACAGATCAAGGCCCTGCTCGATGCCGGCCTGCCGGGTGCGGTGATCGAAGTCAAAGGCGACGACGGCCAGCATTTCGAGGCGGATGTCAGCTGGAGCGGCTTCGCCGGACTCTCCATGGTCAAGCAGCATCAGGCCGTCTACGCCGCGCTCGGCGAAAAGATGGGCCGCGAGATTCATGCGCTGGCGCTGAAGACTCGCGCGGCCTGA
- a CDS encoding zinc ribbon domain-containing protein encodes MSYEYNPASTRFELPNPHRVENLFLGAASVICLVCAVVALLGARHSLQLGTNGAAVAPVVIAAVLLLFGLVFGVKALRQLRFFFGRDQPVGLAPQLPKDVEGSSPDGEGLRETIRQNAINYAVPTGAIDNLLYSLVRDLVFSPRRTQYLARAEFHNALGLAFLLLCFGVSIIGVGSGAVRGWVGALYFVLVNAIVLLPLRQGALGGRKLSIRAIVAFIIAAMIGPLLLSQAIGNAGTPFKGAVQFVPVTVAILVAALIAASLLLKAAVAQVVRPNQIAMAQRLHTISMNAPPGQIFLEFDREMQRSWTETVPNRIYLRKLPKLGSAPAGSFEGHAIEETQPLPNDMEPLSLSRCLSLDTYRWLLMLDAFSLLATASGAGMALYAAQVPQQWGAILIGLSLLLIARFGFDGGNALWRRFEFTSRIYWLETHGNYQRAQTSIGTLLQDRVKTQKEIVNVEDMSLRLWVAEVDTVSFGPDTERSLLSIRGLPDEAERLSAHLADFGVRQASIIAPSSQTDLQRLAVLDKINPPQNTGSALPAGVQQALGVAPAPAAGATRFCTQCGTPANASAGFCGQCGTRLPSLPTAS; translated from the coding sequence GTGAGCTACGAGTACAACCCCGCGTCGACCCGCTTCGAATTGCCGAACCCGCACCGGGTCGAGAACCTGTTTCTCGGCGCGGCGTCGGTGATCTGTCTGGTCTGCGCGGTGGTCGCACTGCTAGGTGCCCGCCATTCGCTGCAGCTGGGCACCAATGGCGCCGCCGTGGCGCCGGTAGTGATTGCCGCCGTGTTACTGCTGTTCGGCCTGGTGTTCGGCGTCAAGGCGCTGCGCCAGTTGCGCTTCTTCTTCGGTCGCGATCAGCCGGTGGGTCTGGCGCCGCAGCTGCCGAAGGATGTCGAAGGCAGCAGCCCGGACGGCGAAGGCCTGCGCGAAACCATCCGCCAGAACGCGATCAACTACGCAGTGCCGACTGGCGCGATCGACAACCTGCTCTATTCGCTGGTCCGCGATCTGGTGTTCTCGCCGCGCCGCACCCAGTACCTCGCGCGCGCCGAGTTCCACAACGCGCTCGGCCTGGCGTTCCTGCTGCTGTGCTTCGGCGTGTCGATCATCGGCGTCGGTTCGGGCGCGGTGCGCGGCTGGGTCGGCGCGCTGTACTTCGTGCTGGTCAACGCCATCGTGCTGCTGCCGCTGCGCCAGGGGGCGCTCGGCGGCCGCAAGCTGTCGATCCGGGCGATCGTCGCCTTCATCATCGCGGCGATGATCGGCCCGCTGCTGCTCAGCCAGGCGATCGGCAATGCCGGCACGCCGTTCAAGGGCGCGGTGCAGTTCGTGCCGGTGACGGTGGCGATCCTGGTCGCCGCGCTGATCGCCGCCTCGCTGCTGCTGAAGGCGGCTGTTGCCCAGGTGGTGCGCCCGAACCAGATCGCGATGGCGCAGCGGCTGCACACGATTTCGATGAACGCGCCGCCGGGGCAGATCTTCCTCGAGTTCGATCGCGAGATGCAGCGCAGCTGGACGGAAACGGTGCCGAACCGCATCTACCTGCGCAAGCTGCCGAAGCTTGGCAGCGCGCCGGCCGGCAGCTTCGAAGGCCATGCCATCGAAGAGACTCAGCCGCTGCCGAACGACATGGAGCCGCTGAGCCTGTCGCGCTGCCTGTCGCTGGATACCTATCGCTGGCTGCTGATGCTCGACGCTTTCTCGCTGCTCGCCACCGCCAGCGGCGCCGGCATGGCGCTCTATGCCGCGCAGGTGCCGCAGCAATGGGGCGCGATACTGATCGGCCTGTCGCTGCTGCTGATCGCCCGTTTCGGCTTCGATGGCGGCAATGCGCTGTGGCGGCGTTTCGAGTTCACCTCGCGCATCTACTGGCTGGAAACCCACGGCAACTACCAGCGCGCGCAGACCTCGATCGGTACCCTGCTGCAGGACCGGGTGAAAACCCAGAAGGAGATCGTCAACGTCGAGGACATGAGCCTGCGGCTGTGGGTGGCCGAGGTCGATACGGTCAGCTTCGGGCCGGATACCGAGCGTTCGCTGCTGTCGATCCGCGGCCTGCCGGACGAGGCCGAGCGGCTGTCTGCGCATCTTGCCGATTTCGGTGTGCGCCAGGCCTCGATCATCGCGCCGAGTTCGCAGACCGATCTGCAGCGTCTCGCCGTGCTCGACAAGATCAACCCGCCGCAGAACACCGGCAGCGCGCTGCCGGCCGGCGTGCAGCAGGCGCTCGGTGTTGCGCCCGCGCCAGCCGCCGGCGCCACCCGCTTCTGCACCCAGTGCGGCACGCCAGCCAATGCCAGCGCCGGCTTCTGCGGCCAGTGCGGCACTCGCCTGCCATCGCTTCCCACCGCTTCCTGA
- the murA gene encoding UDP-N-acetylglucosamine 1-carboxyvinyltransferase, whose product MDKFLIEGNGPLSGEVAASGAKNAALPILCASLLIDGELNLSNVPDLHDVVTTKKLLAQMGVAVASPGPGLFTADASGITTCVAPYELVKTMRASILVLGPLLAKRGHAEVSLPGGCAIGARPVDLHLMGLKAMGAEIELEGGFIKARATRLKGARIYFDTVTVTGTENLLMAAALADGETVLENAAREPEIVDLANCLTAMGAKIRGAGTGTIVIKGVANLHGASHAVIPDRIEGGTFLVAAAISRGKVRLVKTDPNALDAVLVKLQQAGARVSTGEDWIEVDMQGRRPASINLHTMAHPGFPTDMQAQFMALDCYAEGVGTIRETIFENRFMHAQELLRLGADIRIEGNTAIVTGREKLTGAPVMATDLRASAALVLAAIAAEGTTTIDRVYHIDRGYEHIETKLGQLGAKIQRVK is encoded by the coding sequence ATGGACAAATTCCTGATTGAAGGCAACGGCCCGCTGTCCGGCGAAGTTGCTGCCAGCGGCGCCAAGAACGCCGCGCTGCCGATCCTCTGCGCCAGCCTGCTGATCGATGGCGAGCTGAATCTTTCCAACGTGCCGGACCTGCACGACGTGGTCACCACCAAGAAGCTGCTCGCGCAGATGGGTGTTGCCGTCGCCAGTCCCGGCCCGGGCCTGTTCACCGCCGATGCCAGTGGCATCACCACCTGTGTCGCGCCGTATGAGTTGGTGAAGACCATGCGCGCGTCGATCCTGGTGCTCGGCCCGCTGCTGGCCAAGCGTGGCCATGCCGAGGTGTCGCTGCCCGGCGGCTGCGCGATCGGCGCACGTCCGGTCGATCTGCATCTGATGGGCCTGAAGGCCATGGGTGCCGAGATCGAACTCGAAGGTGGCTTCATCAAGGCCCGCGCGACCCGGCTGAAAGGCGCGCGCATCTACTTCGATACGGTCACCGTCACCGGCACCGAAAATCTGCTGATGGCGGCCGCGCTCGCCGATGGCGAAACCGTGCTCGAGAACGCGGCGCGCGAGCCGGAGATCGTCGATCTCGCCAACTGCCTGACGGCGATGGGCGCCAAGATTCGCGGCGCCGGCACCGGCACCATCGTCATCAAGGGCGTTGCCAATCTGCATGGCGCCAGCCACGCGGTGATTCCGGATCGCATCGAAGGCGGCACCTTCCTCGTCGCCGCCGCGATCAGCCGCGGCAAGGTGCGGCTGGTGAAGACCGATCCGAATGCGCTCGACGCGGTGCTGGTCAAGCTGCAGCAGGCCGGCGCAAGAGTGTCGACCGGCGAGGACTGGATCGAGGTCGACATGCAGGGCCGGCGTCCGGCGTCGATCAATCTGCACACCATGGCGCATCCCGGTTTCCCGACCGACATGCAGGCGCAGTTCATGGCGCTGGACTGTTATGCCGAAGGCGTTGGCACCATTCGCGAGACGATCTTCGAGAACCGCTTCATGCACGCGCAGGAGCTGTTGCGCCTCGGTGCGGACATCCGCATCGAAGGCAATACCGCGATCGTCACCGGCCGCGAAAAGCTCACCGGCGCGCCGGTGATGGCCACCGATCTGCGCGCCTCCGCTGCGCTGGTGCTGGCGGCGATCGCCGCCGAAGGCACGACGACGATCGACCGCGTCTACCATATCGATCGCGGTTACGAGCACATCGAGACCAAGCTGGGTCAGCTGGGCGCGAAGATTCAGCGAGTCAAATAA
- a CDS encoding ABC transporter permease, with translation MNANQLGFYTLLKKEVMRFWAVLGQTVMAPVVTALLYLLVFAQAMSGRAEVYEGVTYTQFLLPGLVMMTVLQNAFANSSSSLAQAKIMGSLVFLLMAPLGHWEFFFAHVAAGLIRAALVAIAMLVVAIPFVDLPIAQPFALIAMFLLAGGSLAVLGIIAGIVSSKFDHLAAFSNFIITPLSFLSGVFYSVHSLPAVWFKASHLNPFFYMIDGFRYGFFGRSDVSIWQSLAWTSGFFIAISSVALWMLMTGYKLRK, from the coding sequence ATGAACGCCAACCAGCTCGGCTTTTATACCCTCCTCAAGAAAGAGGTCATGCGGTTCTGGGCTGTGCTCGGCCAGACGGTGATGGCGCCGGTGGTCACTGCGCTGCTCTATCTGCTGGTCTTCGCGCAGGCCATGAGCGGCCGCGCCGAGGTCTACGAAGGCGTCACCTACACTCAGTTCCTGCTGCCCGGTCTGGTGATGATGACGGTGCTGCAGAACGCCTTCGCCAACTCGTCCTCGAGCCTCGCGCAGGCCAAGATCATGGGCAGCCTGGTGTTCCTGCTGATGGCGCCGCTCGGCCATTGGGAGTTCTTCTTCGCCCATGTTGCCGCTGGCCTGATTCGCGCAGCACTCGTTGCGATCGCGATGCTGGTGGTGGCGATTCCGTTCGTCGATCTGCCGATCGCCCAGCCGTTCGCGCTGATCGCGATGTTCCTGCTCGCCGGCGGTTCGCTGGCGGTGCTCGGCATCATCGCCGGCATCGTGTCCTCGAAGTTCGATCATCTGGCGGCGTTCTCGAACTTCATCATCACGCCGCTCAGCTTTCTGTCCGGCGTGTTCTATTCGGTGCACTCGCTGCCGGCCGTGTGGTTCAAGGCTTCGCATCTGAACCCGTTCTTCTACATGATCGATGGCTTCCGCTATGGCTTCTTCGGCCGCTCGGACGTATCGATCTGGCAAAGCCTCGCCTGGACTTCCGGCTTCTTCATCGCGATCTCTTCGGTCGCGCTGTGGATGCTGATGACCGGCTACAAACTCAGGAAATAG
- a CDS encoding DUF58 domain-containing protein: MSQASDFYYRLPLRAGGQRPGSHPGTSHGNGQEFVTHASLMSHPDPRRLDVRASLRDVRGEWLVRVMRQRVGVPVQLVADVSASMLFGARRSKLAVLSDLARAIGASAFRVGDAAGMVAFDTVEREDLYVPTSLSRGVGHVMAAQLENPALVEHAEAGERHRGDPVEGLLQALQRLAGRQCLVFLASDFHFPLARLDEALDTLSRAYVVPVILWDPAETEPPPANGLIALRDAETAARRTMWLRPKLREEWRDAVAARRASLQTFFSNRGLRPFWAQGAFDADAMSEYFFEANA; this comes from the coding sequence ATGAGCCAGGCCAGCGATTTCTACTATCGCCTGCCGCTGCGCGCCGGCGGCCAGCGGCCCGGCTCGCATCCGGGCACCAGCCACGGCAACGGTCAGGAATTCGTCACGCACGCTTCGCTGATGAGCCACCCCGATCCGCGCCGGCTCGATGTCCGCGCGTCGCTGCGCGACGTCCGCGGCGAGTGGCTGGTGCGGGTGATGCGGCAGCGAGTCGGCGTGCCGGTGCAACTGGTCGCCGATGTCTCGGCGTCGATGCTGTTCGGCGCGCGCCGCTCGAAGCTCGCGGTGCTCTCTGATCTCGCAAGAGCGATTGGCGCGAGCGCGTTCCGGGTCGGCGACGCGGCCGGCATGGTCGCCTTCGATACCGTCGAGCGCGAGGATCTTTATGTGCCGACATCGCTGAGCCGCGGCGTCGGCCACGTGATGGCCGCCCAGCTCGAAAACCCGGCGCTGGTCGAGCATGCCGAGGCCGGCGAGCGCCATCGCGGTGATCCGGTCGAAGGCCTGCTGCAGGCCTTGCAGCGGCTCGCTGGCCGTCAATGCCTGGTGTTCCTCGCTTCCGATTTCCACTTCCCGCTGGCCCGGCTCGATGAAGCGCTGGATACCCTGTCGCGCGCCTATGTGGTGCCGGTGATTCTCTGGGACCCGGCTGAGACCGAGCCGCCGCCAGCCAATGGCTTGATCGCGCTGCGCGATGCCGAAACCGCGGCGCGTCGGACGATGTGGCTGCGGCCCAAGCTGCGGGAAGAATGGCGCGATGCTGTCGCGGCGCGACGCGCCAGCCTGCAGACCTTCTTCTCCAATCGCGGTCTGCGGCCGTTCTGGGCGCAGGGGGCTTTCGATGCCGATGCGATGTCGGAATATTTCTTCGAGGCGAACGCATGA
- a CDS encoding ABC transporter ATP-binding protein translates to MNTSPTAALSISGVRKAYGAVKALNGLSFDIRQGEFFGLLGPNGAGKSTLISIIAGLIRADEGSVAVLGHDTVRDWRTARRQLGVVPQELVFDPFFNVVDMLRIQAGYYGAGKEVWPWIDEMLERLDLSAKRTAMMRSLSGGMKRRVLIAQALVHKPPVVILDEPTAGVDVDLRRTLWAFMRDLHQKGTTVVLTTHYLEEAQEMCERIAIIDKGVVRVIETTEALLNRHPFRFLTLKLVDGAELPASLRELVTTEKAGAVELKLEREKHPIASVFAALRAAGIGIADVSTRDPDLEDIFIELTGKALSSAQGAAK, encoded by the coding sequence ATGAATACCTCCCCAACGGCCGCCCTGTCGATCAGCGGTGTCCGCAAAGCTTACGGTGCCGTCAAGGCATTGAACGGCCTCAGTTTCGACATCCGGCAAGGCGAGTTCTTCGGCCTGCTTGGCCCGAACGGCGCCGGCAAGTCGACCCTGATCAGCATCATTGCCGGCCTGATCCGCGCCGACGAAGGCAGCGTTGCCGTGCTCGGCCACGACACCGTGCGCGACTGGCGCACCGCGCGCCGGCAGCTCGGCGTGGTGCCGCAGGAACTGGTCTTCGACCCGTTCTTCAACGTTGTCGACATGCTCCGCATTCAGGCCGGCTATTACGGCGCCGGCAAGGAAGTCTGGCCGTGGATCGACGAAATGCTCGAACGCCTGGATCTCTCGGCCAAGCGCACGGCGATGATGCGGTCCCTGTCCGGCGGCATGAAGCGCCGTGTGCTGATCGCCCAGGCCCTGGTGCACAAGCCGCCGGTGGTGATCCTCGATGAGCCGACCGCCGGCGTCGACGTCGATCTGCGCCGCACCCTGTGGGCGTTCATGCGTGATCTGCATCAGAAGGGCACGACCGTGGTGCTGACCACGCATTACCTCGAAGAAGCGCAGGAGATGTGCGAGCGCATCGCGATCATCGACAAGGGCGTGGTGCGGGTCATCGAAACCACCGAGGCGCTGCTCAACCGCCACCCGTTCCGCTTCCTGACCCTGAAGCTGGTCGACGGTGCCGAACTGCCGGCGAGCCTGCGCGAACTGGTGACCACCGAGAAGGCGGGCGCCGTCGAGCTGAAGCTGGAGCGCGAGAAGCATCCGATCGCCAGCGTCTTCGCCGCTCTTCGCGCGGCCGGCATCGGCATCGCCGATGTCTCGACTCGCGATCCGGATCTCGAAGACATCTTCATCGAGCTGACCGGCAAGGCGCTGTCCAGTGCGCAGGGAGCAGCGAAATGA
- a CDS encoding cryptochrome/photolyase family protein: MSTALVWFRRDFRVADNPALIAALAAHDQVLPVYIHAPDEEAPWQPGAASRWWLHHSLTAHSARLAALSAPLVIRAGGDSLAELRKLVKETGATAVHWNRLYEPALIARDTRIKQALRDDGLDAESHNSALLVEPWELKTGNGDPYRVFTPFWRNAGARAVREPLAAPKKISAPKKIPASLGIDKLKLLPTIRWDDGFYADWTPGETGAWAQTEAFCSDGAAHYKEQRDLPAQASTSRLSPHLHFGEIGPVQLVHHTRRLIGERQVKGLTGNIEHFIRELGWREFSHHLLFHFPTTPDQPLYPKFAAFPWRDAKDYADDLRAWQRGHTGVPIVDAGMRQLWITGWMHNRVRMIVASFLTKNLLIPWQEGARWFWDTLVDASLAQNSLGWQWSAGCGADAAPYFRIFNPVLQSGKFDGEGVYLRHWVPEISKLPDASLHAPWEAKPAIWLAAKFSPGQDYPKPIVSLSESRERALAAYARIKGPDTSSPLL, encoded by the coding sequence GTGAGCACTGCCCTCGTCTGGTTCCGGCGCGATTTCCGCGTTGCCGACAATCCCGCGCTGATCGCCGCACTCGCTGCCCATGATCAGGTGCTGCCGGTCTACATCCACGCGCCGGACGAGGAAGCGCCGTGGCAGCCGGGCGCGGCCAGCCGCTGGTGGCTGCATCACTCGCTGACAGCGCATTCGGCGCGTCTCGCGGCACTCAGCGCGCCGCTGGTGATCCGCGCGGGCGGCGATTCGCTGGCCGAATTGCGCAAGCTGGTGAAGGAGACCGGCGCGACGGCCGTGCACTGGAACCGCCTGTACGAGCCGGCGCTTATCGCTCGCGATACCCGGATCAAGCAGGCGCTGCGTGACGATGGTCTGGATGCCGAGAGCCATAACTCGGCGCTGCTGGTGGAGCCTTGGGAGTTGAAGACCGGCAATGGCGATCCTTACCGAGTGTTCACGCCGTTCTGGCGCAATGCCGGTGCCCGCGCAGTCCGCGAACCGCTGGCTGCACCGAAGAAGATTTCGGCGCCGAAGAAGATTCCCGCCAGCCTCGGCATCGACAAGTTGAAACTGCTGCCGACGATCCGTTGGGATGACGGTTTCTATGCCGACTGGACACCCGGTGAAACCGGTGCCTGGGCACAGACCGAAGCCTTCTGCAGCGATGGCGCGGCGCACTACAAGGAGCAGCGCGATCTGCCGGCGCAGGCTTCGACATCGCGCCTGTCGCCGCATCTGCACTTCGGCGAGATCGGCCCGGTGCAGCTGGTTCATCACACGCGGCGGCTGATCGGCGAGCGGCAGGTGAAGGGGCTGACCGGCAACATCGAGCACTTCATCCGCGAGCTGGGCTGGCGCGAGTTCTCGCATCACCTGCTGTTTCATTTCCCGACCACGCCGGATCAGCCGCTGTATCCGAAGTTCGCCGCGTTCCCGTGGCGTGATGCCAAGGACTACGCGGACGATCTGCGCGCCTGGCAACGCGGCCACACCGGTGTGCCGATCGTCGATGCCGGCATGCGCCAGTTGTGGATCACCGGCTGGATGCACAACCGGGTGCGGATGATCGTCGCCAGCTTCCTGACCAAGAACCTGCTGATTCCCTGGCAGGAAGGCGCGCGCTGGTTCTGGGACACCTTGGTCGACGCCAGCCTGGCGCAGAACTCGCTCGGCTGGCAGTGGAGCGCCGGCTGTGGCGCCGATGCCGCGCCGTATTTCCGCATCTTCAATCCGGTGCTGCAGAGCGGGAAGTTCGATGGCGAAGGCGTCTATCTGCGCCACTGGGTGCCGGAGATCAGCAAGCTGCCGGATGCCAGCCTGCACGCACCCTGGGAAGCGAAGCCGGCGATCTGGCTGGCCGCGAAGTTCTCGCCGGGGCAGGACTATCCGAAGCCGATCGTTTCCCTGAGCGAATCGCGTGAACGTGCACTGGCGGCTTATGCCCGCATCAAGGGGCCGGATACCTCCTCGCCGCTACTCTGA
- a CDS encoding NYN domain-containing protein codes for METSPQAQLAVLIDADNANAKRIDGLLAEVAKYGRATTKRAYGDWTTQNLGSWKQTLARHAIQPMQQFSNTKGKNSTDSALIIDAMDLLYTERFDGFCIVSSDSDFTRLASRIRESGLTVYGFGERKTPQPFVRACDRFIFVEVLRDGEPDTPAEAPPPRAAERAVLPPGRGKPVPPAPVQPNNARPPVKSAEGASSGDERPARGAPIDDPALLGPLRAAVADAGDEDGWVGLGAVGSLLSKRMPEFDPRNYGRKKLSDLIAAIPLFEVEERGEPGRSRALFIREKRVREGGDAKPEQKIEARPEFKSESKPEAKFEPKPEPKPEPRPEPRFEPKSEVFADVRAEPPFEAPRAQPKHEPRPQPLHEPRAHQPKPPQQPPSQPTPRPQAQTGHEGDKDWAPRRDDRRPSWAIPKPVIAAEPEPVQPAPTPAVVVSAEPIVVAPAAAAVEKKAEAAPRAPRKQAAKKVVAAKTAPAKTAEPVAADPAADSAVAAKPRRRAKAVAPGGGE; via the coding sequence ATGGAAACCTCCCCGCAAGCCCAGCTTGCCGTCCTGATCGACGCCGACAACGCCAACGCCAAGCGCATCGACGGCCTGCTCGCCGAAGTCGCCAAGTACGGCCGCGCGACCACCAAGCGCGCCTATGGCGACTGGACGACGCAGAACCTCGGCAGCTGGAAGCAGACGCTGGCCCGCCACGCGATCCAGCCGATGCAGCAGTTCAGCAACACCAAGGGCAAGAACTCGACCGACAGCGCGCTGATCATCGACGCGATGGACCTGCTCTACACCGAGCGTTTCGATGGCTTCTGCATCGTCTCCTCGGACTCTGATTTCACGCGCTTGGCTTCGCGCATCCGCGAATCCGGCCTCACCGTCTACGGCTTCGGCGAGCGCAAGACGCCGCAGCCTTTCGTGCGCGCCTGCGATCGCTTCATCTTCGTCGAGGTGCTGCGCGACGGCGAGCCGGATACGCCAGCCGAAGCACCGCCGCCGCGCGCTGCCGAACGCGCGGTGCTGCCGCCGGGTCGCGGCAAGCCCGTGCCGCCGGCACCGGTTCAGCCGAACAATGCTCGTCCTCCGGTGAAGTCTGCCGAGGGCGCGTCGTCCGGTGACGAGCGCCCGGCACGTGGTGCGCCGATCGACGATCCGGCGCTGCTTGGCCCGCTGCGCGCGGCGGTGGCCGATGCTGGCGACGAGGATGGCTGGGTTGGTCTCGGTGCCGTCGGCAGCCTGCTCAGCAAGCGCATGCCCGAGTTCGATCCGCGCAATTACGGCCGCAAGAAGCTCAGCGACCTGATTGCCGCGATCCCGCTGTTCGAAGTCGAAGAACGTGGCGAGCCCGGCCGCTCGCGGGCCTTGTTCATTCGCGAAAAGCGCGTGCGCGAAGGCGGTGATGCCAAGCCCGAGCAGAAGATCGAAGCGCGCCCTGAATTCAAGTCGGAATCGAAGCCTGAAGCGAAGTTCGAGCCCAAGCCCGAGCCCAAGCCCGAGCCCAGGCCCGAGCCCCGGTTCGAGCCGAAGTCCGAGGTCTTCGCCGACGTTCGAGCCGAGCCGCCGTTCGAAGCACCGCGCGCGCAGCCGAAGCACGAGCCGCGTCCGCAGCCGCTGCATGAGCCGCGTGCGCATCAGCCGAAGCCGCCTCAGCAGCCACCTTCGCAACCGACGCCGAGGCCGCAAGCGCAGACCGGTCACGAAGGTGACAAGGACTGGGCGCCGCGTCGCGATGATCGCCGGCCGTCCTGGGCGATTCCGAAGCCAGTGATCGCGGCCGAGCCGGAGCCAGTTCAGCCGGCACCGACGCCGGCCGTGGTCGTTTCGGCCGAGCCGATCGTCGTTGCGCCCGCGGCAGCGGCAGTCGAGAAGAAAGCCGAAGCTGCGCCGCGCGCACCGCGCAAGCAGGCAGCAAAGAAAGTGGTGGCGGCGAAGACTGCTCCGGCAAAGACTGCGGAGCCAGTTGCTGCCGATCCCGCTGCTGATTCAGCCGTTGCGGCGAAACCGCGTCGCCGTGCCAAGGCTGTCGCCCCCGGCGGCGGCGAATAA